A region of the Melanotaenia boesemani isolate fMelBoe1 chromosome 6, fMelBoe1.pri, whole genome shotgun sequence genome:
aagtatttaaaatatttaggtATATAGATATTTTGTTAAAACCATTACATTTAGCTGCTGTTTCTCCCTTGGAGCAATGTCTGCAGCTGATATGGAGTCCTTCAAATGTTCTTTATTGACATTCAGATGTTTCCTATCAATATGTAGTGCCCCTGCATGCTGTTACAGTTTCATTATCCCCTACCTTGGTCACAGAAAGACAAGGACAGTTTGACTAGCTCACTTACCTGTACACAACCACCCACAGACCAGATTAGGGAGTTACCACTTCCTCTTTATTGATCTCACATTGACTTGCGTTAATGTTTACAACAGGAGGacaaaaatcagttttttattgttgtttaaagaagttgtgtgtgtgtgtgttgaagtgGGCTGAACCACCTTATGGGGCGGGGATACTGCGCAGTTGACATACATTGGTTGTCCAATCATCGGAGGATTATTAGAAAGCAGACCTCATGGCGTGACAATGTCGCACTGTTGTCCAACCACTTACTAAGATCCATGCAAGTCTGCCGTGGGCTGTGCTTGTACTGTATgcttgcacaaacacacactaaggTCAGCATGACCAAGCAATTAATGCTGGACGGACACTTGGAGGACATGGTCTTTGCCAaggccaaaaaacaaaacatatatcATCATTTTAAGAGAAGGGATGTGGGTCTGCACCAAAAATGAATGAACTCCTCctttttttcaaacataatttctcccctttaatgtttctttttttttttttttttttttttttttttattattttttttttttttttttttttttttttatgtttcatgaaAGCCATCCTGCTTGTTTTTACTCCGTGTTGctgacacaaaaaacacaaatgacacAAACATGCCCACTGCCTCTGAAGACGAGCGAGCCATACATCCTGCTCAGTCATGAGCAAGGCTGCTGAGTTACTGGTTGTAATAAGACGTGTGAGTGTTTATTATGTGCTGTGTTACTgttgagtgtgtatgtgtgtgatgtaaTTTGTAGTGCTGATGACTCCTTTGTGACCCAGTTATACACTTACCTCTAAAGCTCAAGCTTATCTGTACTCTCAAACTAATCTGTCTTAACACTTTGTCAGCAGAGGAAATTCCCTGCAGACATTTGCCAGTATTATCAAATAGTGTTCCATGTAGTTGATAATTTGCTTGTTCTGGCAGCTGATCATTCATTTGTAAGGTTAATTGCAGTTAATAGTAAACTTCTGTCTTGGACCAGTACTGTCACTATGACCAACAAATTTCCTCATTTGTCtgatttcagtgtgttttttcatttttttttataatgataGCCATGTGTGGTTCACTTTCACTCCTGTTTCTGTGTAACTAGTTTATCTAATGgcctaatttatttttattattagctGTTGCTCTTTTTAGAAAGGGTGAAATTTAGTAACTTGCATAACTTGTCGTTGTTACCTTTGTTTTAACTTATTTCTGATTAATTTCTGCGGTTGTTTTGCTCTGTTGTTCCTGCAGTGAGATCTTTCCTTACCTTGTGGTGGTGATCGGCTTGGAGAACGTCTTGGTTCTCACCAAGTCTGTGGTTTCCACCCCCGTCGACCTCGAAGTAAAACTGCGCATTGCTCAGGGTAGGGTTTTACTAGTGTACTTCATTCAAAGCTGAAGATTACTATAAACTTTTAGCCCCttaattttttatctttgttccTCCAGGCCTTAGTAATGAGAGCTGGTCTATCATGAAGAACATGGCCACTGAACTGTGCATCATCCTCATTGGATATTTCACTCTGGTTCCTGCCATTCAGgtaagaatgtgtgtgtgtttttgtttttttgcacgACCCAAGAAAATATGACAGTTATGATGCAGTTTGCAGAGACAGAATATGTTAATGGACTTCAAGAGGAAATCTGTAATAATGCCACACAGTATTGCTTCCTGCTGGGTCTGATTTGCTAACATTTGGTTAGCTTATGCACTGGTGTAACATGGTTTCTGTATTTTGTAGGAGTTCTGTCTTTTTGCTGTTGTGGGACTCGTCTCTGACTtcttcctgcagatgttcttcTTTACGACTGTTTTATCTATAGATATCCGCCGCATGGAGGTAAGTCTCACACATAAACATCTTGGAACTTATTTCACTGATATTTATGTTGAAATAACATATACACCGAAGGCTGGTGGAGGAACAACTGTagtatattttgttgtttgttttgcttttggaGTGTAAATTATTTATAGGGATATAAACATATGGACTGTCCAGTGATCATTAGAAGATGACAGAGAAAGCAGGCAGAGGCAGGAAACTACTGGTATTGTTTTGCTCACTGGTTCACTGCTgactacagaaataaaaattaagctGGGGACCTGCTGATGCCAGATCAAGATAATCTCCATCTGTGCAAAGATGAGAGTTTTTGTGGAACTAATGCTTATTAAAGGCTTCCTTATGTGATGTAGAGTTAGAGGTTTATGTGTGAGATTTTATGATTCACCCTTAAAAAAGAGATCTTGAGCGTAATAGGATTTTAACAAGGCTGTAGAAATGTTTGTTGTCAAGTTGAAAATAGCAGATGAGCCTCCTTATAGTGTTGATAAGAGTACTGCATGTATCTGTGTGTCCACAAAGGCAGAGCGCAAGCAgactctcacacacagaggttACAAAATCACTGGAATGACACTTTTATACATTGTCTCACCTGCTACCTATCCAGAGATTTTGCTATCGGCCTGGGTGGAAAAATCTCCACAAAGTCTTGAGTGACCGTTGCAGACATTTGCATGTGAAATGCCAACACTCCAGCAACTCTCTAAGAGGACTTTAGTGCATGTGCAAAGGCAGCTTTATGAGTTTTATTACAATCACTAATACTGTACACTGCACCTGGACAGATACTGAGATGTAAGAATGCCCTGAATCAATACTTTTTCTTGCAGATTTCTTTATCACTCACACATTGAGTCGATTAGTaacttttaaaacatgcatttcCACAAAATATGTATATTCTTTGTAAATAACACAGTTTGCAAATTTCTTAATGTTGTTGGTTATACACGTTTTAAAACTGGGAAGAATCTGGCATATTCAACAAGgcttgtgtgtttgtacagTTGACTAAACCTTACTTGGTGGTGGCAACATCACGATAGATATGAAACGTAAAACAATGTGAAAAACATAGTGCAACAAACATGCACATCTCCCTCTTCAGGAGGGAATATAAGGCATAAAAGAAGTGAAATGGTGACCACGGCCCAAATGTATCCATCTCAGTTTTTTGATTACTGTTCTCCAACATGAGCCCTTCTCATTTAAAACCTCTTAGCAAAATGTTTGATTAACATTTCATTGTTTAGCTTGGTGCCCTTCTTAAGAAGCATTATTACCATAATCCTCCTAATTTGTATacatgtacaaataaacttttaattatCAAAAGAATGTGAAACATGTATACAATGTGGCTCCTAGGAAGTATTAATAATTGCAGAGCTCTTAAAATGTAAGTTTATCAGAACCTCTGTTTAGAATATTGTTTTCCCCACCAAACCGTCAGACTTAATATTCTTTAATGATGTAAAACTTGTAATTAACATTTGAGTAATTGATCCaatttaataaattactttAACAATAAGTTGAAAAATCCAGTGACATCTCCTTTGTACAGTTTATCTGAATAAACTACATCATTTCCCCCTCAGCTGGCCGACCTGAACCGCCGTCTGCCAGCCGAAGCTGGTCTCCCCCCACCAAAGCCAGGCCCTCTGCGGACACGTGAGGTACCCCCTCCACCACGACCCTCCCCCCACACCATCACCCTGCAGACCCCAGCTTTCAGGAACCTTCGGCTCCCCAAGAGGTTGCGTGTGGTTTACTTCCTGGCCCGCACACGCCTGGCTCAGCGTATCATCATGGTGAGGCCAAAGATTTAGACTTCAGCTCtactttctgtctgtctgattctgattctaaaAGAAAACCTACTGAATGGAAAGTAAATAGCTCAAATAGAACCATTTAAAATCAGTTGTTAAAAGTTTTCCATTTCCAGGCTGGAACGGTGATCTGGATCGGCATCCTTGTCTACACTGACCCAGCTGGGATCCGCACCTACCTGGCTGCACAGGTGTCGGAGCAAAGCCCTCTGGGAGATCCAGGAGGAGGCGGTCTGTCCCCTCCTCTGGCAGTTGCCCCTGTTTTTCGTGGAGCCGATCCCACCAGCACTTTGAGCATCCACCCTGCACCGGATCCGACTCCTTTACCTGAGAACCAATCACAGGGCCACCACGGCTCAGCCAGGGCAGGGCCTCTCCCCCAGGCCCCACCTGCAGGTCCTCAGATCACCTGGGGggcagaggatgaagagggaTGGAGGAGGCTGTCCTTCAGACACTGGCCTTCGCTTTTCAGCTACTACAATATCACTTTAGCAAAGAGGTAAGAGGTGCAGGAGATTTGTTTGTTCTTAAAATTCAATTTTAACTTTAGCTAGGAATGAAAGGGAAGACtgaaaattattatatttaccCCAAGGTGTAAGGTTTATCAGGTTTTTGCACCATTCTATCAAAAGGAAAATATTCTGATTGTCTCATACAATGTTTATACACATTTCCATCAGATGTATTATTAttggaaattttaaaacattgatGAGAGTTGAAATTACAACTTTGCAACtcaataaaacaacacaatatCTTGGTTGGTCTGCTTTTGAAATAGTTTTCCCCAATGGCTTCCAAACACAAGATAATGAGTAGATTTGTTCTTGGGAAGAGAATAATAGTGACTTGCAGTAATTGAAATATCTGTATAATGGTTTCCGTGAGTTCGACTTTGTCATCTCCAAATTAAAGATGGAAgactaaacacattttttactgtgttcttgTCAAATAAAAGGACATTCCCGTGAAATTCTGGTAGGTGTAGCAGGGAAAAGCTTTTTTCCATTAATGAGTTGTGTAACAGCAGCTTTCTGACTTTAAATATGGACAAATTTTCCCTctagctgtttgtttttgtagaatgaataaatggattTTCTCCCACTGTAAGCCAGATCCCATCTTATTTCATACCCTCTGTGTATTTTCAGGTACATCAGCATCTTACCTGTCATTCCAGTCACAGTTCATGTGAGCCCTCAGGAGGCCATTGAGACACGTCACCCTCAGGACACGAGGCACCCTCCTCCACCTATACCGAAGGTTTCTGCGGATTTACAAACGGACCTCACCCTCTACAAGTTAGTtctcaaaaacacacaaacacaaacatctttcCACTCAGAGACGTAAACAGCCTTTCAGTCTTTCTGATGTAACCTGACTTTCTTTAACATATTCAAAGACTAATTGTGTATTAACACATGACATGACTTgtaaagacagacagaatgTTTCACTGTAAAAAGAACAAGCATCCTAAAACTCTTCAGATAAACTTTATTTGCCAAGTAATTCTGTCCAATGCCTATCTGACCAAGCTGCCAAATTATTTTGGACTAGAGGGTATTTACTGAGAAACCTGATCTCTGACCAGCTGAATttgtagtttttatgttttgttttttttaaagccaaaaaCTGTTAATGTAATAGTTATAATATATAACTAGTATATAGTTATAGTATAGTAATAGATAATGTTATCAAAGTAATAATGTGTCATTATAGTTATAATTTGTGTAAAgaattttatgtttgtaaagTTTATAATGATTAAAATCATGAAtcataatataatttaaaaagcacatCTCAGCCTTTTCTAAAAGGTGATGTTCCTTATTTGTTCTCTTGCAAGAGGCCATAAATCAATttagttttgtaaaaaaaaaaaaaaaaaaagaaaggaatcaaacaaacattcacatGCAGAAGAGTGTAAGCAGGGTTTAGAGCTATTCAACAACTCTGTCCTAGAGCAGAGTCCAAGGCAGTCATGGGGTCAAGGCCACATGTCTGAATGTAACACAGATTTAAGGCCAAATTCAGGCAAATTAATGGCTAGTGTTGGATTTCCTAATTTCTTATTATAAATCTTTCTAACTGATAAAATTTAATGATTCGAGTTATcagcagcactttttttttgttttttcttttaaagaaaagaagtagCAGAGGTTTATACATCCTTGCCTTGACATGTAGTTCAGTGAACAGTGTTTCAGGAATGATTGTTATCTTACCTTTTGTTGTTTCTCAGGCTTCTTctagaaaaacagaacaaagggaaaaaagaagatcATTTGTTAACTCTGCCATCAGCAGCTATCTACTCTCCCTAACTGGACAAGCCTGGCTAACAGGTTGCTTACAGAAGCTGCTGATGACATTTAGGTGTGGTACATGTAGCTAATCCTCCTGAGAGGTTTTTGGTAATCTTAAACTGTGTTGAGAGAAGTCAGCTCTGTGGTTGTGCATCTGAAAACTTAACACTAAACTACATCTCtaacttaaatattttctagtagattttgatgaaattttctttttcctgttatATTATTTCactataaattaaaatgaatcctATTTATTGTCCTCAAGTTACTTCAGAACAACCAAAGAGTTCCCTCTGTAAGAAGACCAAATAATACACAGCATGAAAAGCTGTTAATCAGAGGTTCATTTGGGTTCCTGTGAACCACATGATGAAAATCTTGGTTTTAGAAAGAAACTTTACATTTCTTATAAATGATTCTGGTTCAGTGTTCTGCCCTGCTTTATCAGCTTATACTCCCCTCAAATACCGCCTCACCAACAGGCGCTGTGTCTTGGCTGAAGTTTTCTTTGTCCTGTGTTATATAAGACAGCGAGTTGTCCACTGAAGTGGAAGCTATTCCTTTCACTAGTACACGAAGGCTGTTAACTGTAATTGGGTCAAGGTCGTGACCCTCACAGTTGGAAATAGACAGCTGAGTTCAGGTGACCCTGAGTCAGATGAAGGCCAGCGTTATAAAGATGTTAGAACTGGGTTCACCGCAGAGAGGGGAGCAGATCCTGGCATGATAGCAAGCTGGAAAAATTAATCACAAGGAAAACTCTTCACATCAAACACAGTAAATGGATTTTTATGATTGTTCTTATCACAACTGACATGACGCCTCTCTTCACATAAAgcagtaacttttttttttttttttttttttgagatcAGATTTGATTCTCTTTAGAGTAAACTGGCCtgaacacagtttatttatgaGTATAAATCAATCACATCCCCATGTCTGAGCCTGTGGCTTCCCTTTACAGAATAATGTATAGCATTCtgtaaaagttaataaaagaaggaaaaaaaaaaactaggttaattttttttattcaattatttaaaagaacaaagatgAAGTCATCTGGCTCATTCCAAAATGGACCCATACTTATATGCTATAACTGTCAATTAAACTCACACAAATCTTCTTTCTGGGGCTTTCATGTTGCCTGCAGGCTTGAGTCCTTTATTGCCGGTTATCCCCAGTCTCTGTCTTGCATTGCTTTTTGATTTTCTGATATCCAATAAAGGTTGTATTGCTGAAaggaatggaaaataaaattggATATTTGTTTTCTTGGATTCTAACATCTATAGCTTCAGGATTTTATATTGTTGTCACAAGGTGAGTTTTAGTAtaacaaaaactgtttttaggAAAAGAAAGTCACACCTCACTGGCAGATTTCTCCATCATAGTAACTCCACATTCCTCAGCTGTTGGTGGAGCAAGCGGACTTTGCTTGGCCAGATCAGCGCAGACTGACCAGCTCCAGAATATTTTTGATTTAACCACAGAGCTGTTATTATCAGTGACTGaccatttgtttttcaaagatgTCCATCTGCATTCAGTTAgtcaaatataaattaaattagaagCTAAGAAACAGCTAACATGACTACAGAAGAATCTGTATGTTGAAATAATTTTAACTCAAAAAGGGTCAAATatgaacaataaaattaaaagaaaaaaaaaaaagagtgaatcTAATTGTTGATGATGCCCGAAGCTCAGTTTAATTTTAGTtgaaaaagttctttatttgaCACCTCCATCCTCACTATTCACATCCAGGGTGGCAGCTCTGGGCCTGGCCGCTGGTGTTCTGCTGGTTCTCCTGCTTTTCTGTCTCTACCGGGTTCTGTGCCCTCGTAACTATGGCCAGAATGGCGTCGCTCACGGGCGGCGGCGGCGAGGTGACCTGCCCTGCGATGATTACGGTTATTCACCACCCATCAGTGAAATTTCACCACTGCTGCTGAGGGGCCACAGTATGGTGAGGAAAGACTCAAATGGCACTTTTTCATTACTGACTCAGTACGTGTTCCCCTGttgtgttttcctctgcagaCGGTACCGCCTCACTGTGGGTGGGATCAGCTGTTTATCAGCACAAAGATAAGACCTGAAAATTCACTGTGTGTTTAATACATTACATTGATTCAACAGAAGCTTTTATACAAAGTGACTTGGAGGAGTTCAGAGGAGAACAGagtagctttttttctttttgtgctttaCATGTGCTTTACAATGGTAAACCAAAGAAAGTATACCGCGTTGTTACCATACAGTGATATAATGGAAAAGCAGCAAGAGTgctatgatttttttatgttaaatgtcAAGGACAGAGGcagtaacaacaaaaaaaaaaaaaaatcaccttgtttttatttgcagtcaTGATGTGCTTTTCTGTTCTGCAGGACATCGAGTGTTTGGCCAGTGACGGGATGCTGCTGGCTAGCTGTTGTCTGGCTGGACAAATACGCGTTTGGGACGCCCAAACTGGGGACTGCCTCACCGTCATTCCAAAGGAGGGGTAAGACAGTCGGAATATCTGACTATTTGCTTTTTACTAATCTTGATTACTTGGACAGCCACATTGCCCAGTGAAGTTGTTCAGGACCTCCATCTGTAATTACTCCTATTTTCATGGCCTCATCAAAAGCTGCATTTTCACTGCAGGAACAAGGGGCTGTAAAAAGTACAATAGTGATACTTTCTACGCCAGAACCACCCAGTTTAGAGGGTGGTACTTTTATGACTGGGATAGCTATATGAACACTTCTGATTGATCCTGTACTCAGTATattatttcctcttttctgtCTCCATTCTCTCATGATTTATCCCAGATACAGCTCATAAAATCTGTTCAATTGTACCACATGAATATTTTAACTCAGCCATCCAATTTTTTAATATCTGATGATACATGAAATTGACTGTCTGCAACAAAATAAGAAAGCCCCACCCCAAACCAAAAATTTCTGTTCCTCGTCTTTAACCACATGCTGTCTCCCCCTCAGGTTGAGACGGAGCAGCAGCAGTGGCTGCTGGGATCAGAGAGATGGCTTGGACAGCATAAGTGGAGCTGCAGATTCAGATTGTTTAGGCCGTGAAGGTCGAGACTCGTACATCAGCGGCGACAGCCTGTCAGAGGACGAATGTCATCTCTTGCGACGTCGCACCACACCTGCCCGGCCCGCTCTTTTCATCGACCAGCCAGATTTGACCCCACTCATTGACACGAACTTCACCTCCCAGCCGCCCTCCCACCTCTCCACTCCACCCAAAGAGGGTTTTGACTTTGGAGGTTTGGTGGAGCGAGCTTATATGGAGCATGAGCCCCCATCACCACCTACCTACCCCTCTCCTCCGTCAGCCTCCTCCTCGCCACCTTCAGGTGctcagctgcagagaaaaccGAGTTTAGGAGATTCAGCTGGCCCGTCGAATCAAGAGAGAGGCCCTGGAACTGGAACTTCAGCTGCAGCCGACTGGGAAAGCTCTGTCTGGGCCATGGAGCTGAGAGGAAATCTGATAGCTGCTGGGAGGAGTAGCGGCAAACTGGAGGTGAGTAAAAAGAAGCCCCAATACATGTTTGGTAATTTGGAAAATTAATGTATAAATGGTATCTGAACTCTTACTCTTATCACAGTTTAAAATATCTAATTCAAACTATGCTTCATGTTGTTTAGAGACACTTAAAAAAGGATGAGGGACAAAAAGTGAAAGCCTACATCCATCATGAATATCTGACACATCTAATTCATGTAAACTGATTGATCTGTTTGCAGTTGTGGGATGCAGTAGAAGGGTCACTGCGGTGCAGTAATGAAGATGGAGTTTCTGGGATCACAGCTCTGGCTTTCCTCAACAACAGGTTAAATACCTGCATAAAAACACGATGCTTCATCCAGGACTccacagatttttaatttttagggCTACATCCATTTGTCATTTGCTGtaggttttatttatgttattttgggAGCATTCTCAGTGCTTCACATATGAACTTGTACTAAAAACATTCTCATTCTTAGTTACTTATCTTCTTAGTAAAGGATGGTACTTATATTCATGCCTACCAGAAGCAATTTTCTACCAGTATATTTTTCTCATGCATCACATGCAGACAGCATGAGTGCATAAATCGCTACACTTAGGGACTCATTTCACAGTCTTATTCTTACTTTCTGGCTAACAGTGTTGTCATGTGGAGTgtaaggtaagatgttttactCTCTTTCTCCTCAGAATCGTGGCAGCTCGGCTCAATGGGTCTTTAGATTTCTTCACTGTTGAGATCAAAAAACCTTTGGGTCTGCTGCAGTACAGAGGTAAGATTCAGACTGTGTTTCATTACAGACTCCAAAAACCACTTTAGTTTAGATATTTAACAGTACCTTAGCAGTTTCTGGAGACAATGGGGAAAATAATCATGAAAATTCCACATAATTTATAGCgaacatgtgcatcctcatccCCTGCAGGCACCCCAGGGCGAGGCAGCATGCCTCCGTCTCCCTGCTACAGCAGTGAGGATGTGATCAGCTGTCAGCTCACGCGCTCTGTGCAGTGCGCTCACCAGAAACCGATCACAGTGCTGCGGGCAGCTGCTGGCAGGGTTGTTACCGGCAGCCAGGACCACACAGTCCGGGTAACACACTTACTCACTGTACAAGTCATTTAGATTATCTCATTTctcattaaaatgcaacaagagagatattaacacatttatgttagacaaacaataagaacaatCCTATCCATGTTTTTATGAGTCCTAACTATGTGTGTTGGTTAGATTTATCGTCTGGAGGACTCGTGCTGCCTCTTTACCCTGCAGGGTCACTCTGGAGGGATTACAGCCATTTACATTGACCAGGTCAGTTTTTTTGCTTTCTCTCAtactattttatttcaaatataagataattttttttaagtagtgaATGTCCTAAGCCTGGATATTAGTAATGTTATCTGATGAAACAGTAGTATAAAGGGACAAATCTTACATCACCCAGTGtctgtttttatgatttgttgGTTATATGGTATTGgttgaaattaattttaaaaagaccTTTAGAAAACCataacttttaaaatttcaGTATTGATATATTTTGATGGGATAAATGAGATGCACATCTGTAATGATTTCAATCAAAAGCAGCTTTACTCTAAAACTAACCCAtacttttgtgtgtttgtgtctgtccaCCTCAGACGATGGTTCTGGCAAGCGGTGGGCAGGACGGCGCCATCTGCCTGTGGGACGTCCTGACAGGAAGCCGTGTCAGCCATGTCTACGGTCACCGTGGCGACGTCACCTCGCTGGTCTGCACTACCTCTTGTGTCATCAGCTCAGGACTGGATGACCTCATCTGTATCTGGGACCGCAGCACTGGGATCAAACTCTACTCAATACAACAGGTACTAACTAGAAGAGGATTACAAGAgaatgtatatacatacatacatacagacacacacacacacacacatatatatatatgtatatatatgtgtgtgtatatgtatatatatatatatgtgtgtgtatatgtatatatatatatatatatatatatatatatatatatatatatatatacatatatatatatatatatatacatatatacatatatatatataactacaTAGATACCTGAAAAGTTTTCATATAAATGAAGAGAACAAGTATGAATATACTGTATACTTTTTGGGTTATTTGACAAAAAATCCTTATGAGATGTGCCAAACTGACAGTCCTTGCAGAACAAAGTACATCTATTTAAGTTggtaaaaatacatttctaatttgctttttaaaactcTAAAGTTGCTCAGTCATCAGGCAGAAATAGTAAATCTGacttattctttaaaaaaacaaaacaaaaaaaaaaaaactagtgctgggcaacgattaacatttttaatgtcggccagccaaaataaataaattaaaaaaaacttagcgcacaatttaaaaaaattaaaggcgTTAAGTGTTGCGTTGATGCGCGATTAAAGTGTTAATGAAAAGGATTTCTCCATTAATAAGGTTCACCTTCC
Encoded here:
- the LOC121642005 gene encoding sterol regulatory element-binding protein cleavage-activating protein isoform X3 codes for the protein MTLREQLREKISAAFYRHGLLCASYPVPIILFTSASILTCCYPLLRLPLPGTGPVEFTTGVRDYSVPFHEPQADVGERPDWYWGPPVAYIQQVLVKAAVSPWDSSLVPVDVFRSPLGRVFSLLEEIRDHVHSDSSGVRSLETLCLQVTDLFPGLRRMQSVLPAHGCLLVSPGNYWQNQREMFDSDPDLLKTIQKHEPKGLHTSATLRDLLFGVPGKYTGVSHYNKKRVVTYTITVVLSSYDARFLSSLRARLKKLHPSANCSLRDDHMVHVHFKEEIGIAELIPLVTTYIILFAYIYFSTRKIDMVKSKWGLALAAVVTVLSSLLMSVGLCTLFGLTPTLNGGEIFPYLVVVIGLENVLVLTKSVVSTPVDLEVKLRIAQGLSNESWSIMKNMATELCIILIGYFTLVPAIQEFCLFAVVGLVSDFFLQMFFFTTVLSIDIRRMELADLNRRLPAEAGLPPPKPGPLRTREVPPPPRPSPHTITLQTPAFRNLRLPKRLRVVYFLARTRLAQRIIMAGTVIWIGILVYTDPAGIRTYLAAQVSEQSPLGDPGGGGLSPPLAVAPVFRGADPTSTLSIHPAPDPTPLPENQSQGHHGSARAGPLPQAPPAGPQITWGAEDEEGWRRLSFRHWPSLFSYYNITLAKRYISILPVIPVTVHVSPQEAIETRHPQDTRHPPPPIPKVSADLQTDLTLYKVAALGLAAGVLLVLLLFCLYRVLCPRNYGQNGVAHGRRRRGDLPCDDYGYSPPISEISPLLLRGHSMDIECLASDGMLLASCCLAGQIRVWDAQTGDCLTVIPKEGLRRSSSSGCWDQRDGLDSISGAADSDCLGREGRDSYISGDSLSEDECHLLRRRTTPARPALFIDQPDLTPLIDTNFTSQPPSHLSTPPKEGFDFGGLVERAYMEHEPPSPPTYPSPPSASSSPPSGAQLQRKPSLGDSAGPSNQERGPGTGTSAAADWESSVWAMELRGNLIAAGRSSGKLELWDAVEGSLRCSNEDGVSGITALAFLNNRIVAARLNGSLDFFTVEIKKPLGLLQYRGTPGRGSMPPSPCYSSEDVISCQLTRSVQCAHQKPITVLRAAAGRVVTGSQDHTVRIYRLEDSCCLFTLQGHSGGITAIYIDQTMVLASGGQDGAICLWDVLTGSRVSHVYGHRGDVTSLVCTTSCVISSGLDDLICIWDRSTGIKLYSIQQEVGCGASLGVISESLLVTGGQGCVSFWDLNFGDLLQTVYLGQSSDGQGVRQLLVLDNAAIVCDFGSELSLVYVPSVLEKLD
- the LOC121642005 gene encoding sterol regulatory element-binding protein cleavage-activating protein isoform X2, whose translation is MLLKSLEREGFFRLDSFENVQKRSLDAPRLTVLGRPLLPNGRELTTPNRMTLREQLREKISAAFYRHGLLCASYPVPIILFTSASILTCCYPLLRLPLPGTGPVEFTTGVRDYSVPFHEPQADVGERPDWYWGPPVAYIQQVLVKAAVSPWDSSLVPVDVFRSPLGRVFSLLEEIRDHVHSDSSGVRSLETLCLQVTDLFPGLRRMQSVLPAHGCLLVSPGNYWQNQREMFDSDPDLLKTIQKHEPKGLHTSATLRDLLFGVPGKYTGVSHYNKKRVVTYTITVVLSSYDARFLSSLRARLKKLHPSANCSLRDDHMVHVHFKEEIGIAELIPLVTTYIILFAYIYFSTRKIDMVKSKWGLALAAVVTVLSSLLMSVGLCTLFGLTPTLNGGEIFPYLVVVIGLENVLVLTKSVVSTPVDLEVKLRIAQGLSNESWSIMKNMATELCIILIGYFTLVPAIQEFCLFAVVGLVSDFFLQMFFFTTVLSIDIRRMELADLNRRLPAEAGLPPPKPGPLRTREVPPPPRPSPHTITLQTPAFRNLRLPKRLRVVYFLARTRLAQRIIMAGTVIWIGILVYTDPAGIRTYLAAQVSEQSPLGDPGGGGLSPPLAVAPVFRGADPTSTLSIHPAPDPTPLPENQSQGHHGSARAGPLPQAPPAGPQITWGAEDEEGWRRLSFRHWPSLFSYYNITLAKRYISILPVIPVTVHVSPQEAIETRHPQDTRHPPPPIPKVSADLQTDLTLYKVAALGLAAGVLLVLLLFCLYRVLCPRNYGQNGVAHGRRRRGDLPCDDYGYSPPISEISPLLLRGHSMDIECLASDGMLLASCCLAGQIRVWDAQTGDCLTVIPKEGLRRSSSSGCWDQRDGLDSISGAADSDCLGREGRDSYISGDSLSEDECHLLRRRTTPARPALFIDQPDLTPLIDTNFTSQPPSHLSTPPKEGFDFGGLVERAYMEHEPPSPPTYPSPPSASSSPPSGAQLQRKPSLGDSAGPSNQERGPGTGTSAAADWESSVWAMELRGNLIAAGRSSGKLELWDAVEGSLRCSNEDGVSGITALAFLNNRIVAARLNGSLDFFTVEIKKPLGLLQYRGTPGRGSMPPSPCYSSEDVISCQLTRSVQCAHQKPITVLRAAAGRVVTGSQDHTVRIYRLEDSCCLFTLQGHSGGITAIYIDQTMVLASGGQDGAICLWDVLTGSRVSHVYGHRGDVTSLVCTTSCVISSGLDDLICIWDRSTGIKLYSIQQEVGCGASLGVISESLLVTGGQGCVSFWDLNFGDLLQTVYLGQSSDGQGVRQLLVLDNAAIVCDFGSELSLVYVPSVLEKLD